tgtcacactttttaaaataatccatataatatatataactGCTATTGAAGTagggctgaaaacaaacaaacaacactgAAAACAGATTAAGAGTAGTAATGAGATACAGTTACtgttaatcaaattaatttctatttttaaaggCTTCAGCTAAACAAAAGAGGatgcaaagaaaaactaatatgCTAAGCTAATTCTGTGCAACTATTAGTAAAGCTTAAAAGAGAAGTGTTTATTAATAAGaagttgaatattttacatatcaaGTAAGttgatttacataaaaatttCATCAAATGTGTATTTGTCAGTGGAGTTTAAAGAAGCTTTTAAAGGGTTAGTATTATCTATTTTCCgggcacatggtgccattttgtATTACAATCAACAatgctaccttcagttgttataaaaatgctgtatatatcaaatgtgACGTAAGAGAAATCTTACTTAGTAATTTGACACATTGAAATTGGgccctgtctctttaaataccTCCTGCCCTTTCTGACACTTTGCTTTCACCATCGCCACATCAACGTTTGTCCGTTGCACCATTTACAGCCATCTTAGGAGTGTTGGACTGAGAGAGAAGTAGTtcgtatgatgagctcagcataCATACAGTTCCGCCAggtttttgctaattgctgctgcctctagtctgaaggagctgagaacTCTTATCCCCATGGAGGAGCTGTGTGGAAAAGGACAATTCTTTCCACCCTGattgtttgtatttcttctttaaaaagagGCTTAAAAGGACTGAGAAGTCTGAAAATTCAAGTCTGATAAAGTGTTGGATTTAGAAAGCTCATAGAAACCCTGCCTTTAAGAACCTAAAGATGGTGTaacagtgttttcttttctccagaGAGCTTCTTAAATCGGAAACTCTCCTGAGCTGTCTCTACACCAGTGACCAAGGAAGAGAAACTCCCAATCCAGCCAACCGCTACCAGTTTGACAAAGTCGGGTAAGAACATCGAGCAGTagaggagaataaaaaaacGAGCTCTTGATTACAATGTTACATGTCAGTATATTCAAGAAGGATTAACATGTAATTCTACTTTAGGATTGTTTCCTTTGCTGACTATGTGGATGAGCTGGGATATCCCTACATGTGGGTCCAGAATCTGGGAGGACTTCATTTCCCCACTGAATCATCAGAGGTGTGTGTTGACATCCTGTGGTGCCTCAGGAAAGCGAAGCTGCAGCTGTTAAATGCCAgtgtatgtctgtgtgtttcCAGGGTGTTCTGGTGGGCAGTTCTCTGAGCGCCAGCCACATGGAGACCACCATGAAGCTGCTGAGGGGGCGAGTCCTGTCCCGCTTGGCTCTGCACAAACAGTTTGCTTCTTTAGGTGACTCACTTTACAACTTATGTTAAATAATCCTAATTGTGGATCGCTGTGCAAGAGGTTGACTGTGTTTGTGGCTGCAGAGCACAACATCATTCCGATCTCCGCCGAGTGTCAGCACCTGTTTCCTGCCAAGATCATCTCCCGTCTGGCTCGGTGGACCACCATCACTCAGCAGGAGTACTTGGTAAATTCAAGAAGAAACCACttcaacattttcattacaaGTTCACAGTGTTGCTCATGCTCAGCGTAATCTCATCTGAAGGAACTGGCCTATACTCATCATGTGACTGAAGCTGGACTGGCCAGAGAGACAGACCTGTACTTTATGGCAGTTGTCGAAAGAGGAACAGGTAAGTCCAGTCACTGACACCATAGATGGAGTCATTTGTTGTgaagctataaaaaaaacacgttGTGGCTGCTTTTCCTTTAGCGCGTCTTCACGCCGCTGTGGTCCTGAGTCCCCGCTACCCAGAGATCTCTCCTCTGTTCTCTCTGTCCCTCAACTGGAAGGGAGAGTGCAGCGGGCGCAGTGATGACAACCTAAGAGTACGGACATTTCAGCTTAGTATATCCTCAAATTCTGTTCTCAGTTTACTGTTTAGTCCTGTAATACAATAAGtgccttccaaaagtatttatgCTCATTTAACCTTTTACCATTCGGCCCTGTCGGCAAgccaaacacaaagtagtgcataatatGAAGTGGATGAAAAAGAGGATTTTCAGATACTTGTACCATTAAATATCCGTCCATACTCAGCTTTTTGTCTTCTAGCTTTGgacatctagagactgaaattgatctttgcttgattttaagggatgtgaatacttttgcaatattttatgtaatgttttatcGTCTAAAtatctttcacatttttaggCCATGGAGAGTGAAGTGAATGTGTTCAAAAACGAGCTACAGGGCCCAAAGCCTGGGCATCAgcttctgaccaatcagatcGCACGCCTGTGCGTCTGCTTGGACGTGTATTTGGAGACAGAAGTGCAAGATGACAGTGTGGAGGGACCTCGAGAGTTCCCACGAGAAAAGATGTGTCTGCGTACTGTCAGGTATCCAATTTTGTCAGAAATGatagatttttaattattatgtaATTGTATGCTAAATAAATTTACCTTTAacatcctctctctctcttttttttttttttgtctaaattcaGGGGTCCAAACCGCCTGAAGCCATTCAAGTACAACCACCCTCAGGGCTTCTTCAGTCACCGTTAGACCTGCGTCCATATTTGTCCTTCTGAAATTGTGTTTGTATCTCTTAACACAAAGTCCcgttttaaagattttgaaaataaaacctctcCTTGTTGTCATCTTTAATGGTCATAGATCTGGTTTGTCTATGACTAGCAGGCTCTGTTTCACacattgttttccatttaaTCTCTTGAATGTCCTCTGTTCTCCAACCTTTGTCTTTCCTGCTCTATTTTTAGCTATGTGAGAGCAGGCCGATTATTATTCCACTGTGGTTCAGTGGAGGGGTAAGCTGAGTCATTTCCACAGGGACAAATGCACACACAAtgcaacattttgcattttgtgtgcAGGTAACCTTTGACCACTCTTTCATTGTCTAGGCTTTCCTAGTTTCAGGGCTGCTTGGTATTGAGAATTTTGCTGAGATGCATTTCACTTTTTCGATCAAACAAATGTGGGAGGTTCTTTGTAATTTTGGGAAGAGGAGATGTTTTGAAAATTTCTTATGAGCCCCTCTGGTGAAGATGATCATTGCTGACTGACCTCAGTTTGATGATTTTCACTCATCAAATGTGAACAGTTCTGCAGAAAGCTTAATTAAACCTCACCCTCCATAGAATTAAAACAAGTGTTTTGAAGAGAAAATGTATAGACAGCAGAGTGACATCCTAGAGACAGCAGTGAGATATTAATTTGACAGTATAAGTACAGAGATGTGGAGAATATGAGACAGCACTTGTACTGGTGctgtgtcttgcaaaagtattcaaacatCTCAACCTTTATTTCAaggtgtttgtattttttttaaagatttcgcGTAATAGCTGAGCACAAACTAGTgtaattttgaagtggaagtaatgtgtttttttacaaataaaaatctgaaaagtgtggcatgcatttctTTACAACCTTTCTGAAGAAATATCTTGCAGAACCATCTTACCCTGCAATTACAACTGCTTTACTTTTCTCTCCATGGCTTAAGAccattctttgcaaaaatacttaaagcttagcttttttgtttttttttttacaatgcaaAGATATCAAAATAATATGTTTAAATAACTGAATTGTAATGTTCTCAGGATAGCAGAATTTTTGTATAGGTTAACTGTGGTTATCCTATATTAGTGTACAAAAGAGAGCTGTAGGGAGGGAGGTTTATTTAAATAGCTCCACTCATGCACTAGCAGGACatcaaatgaaaaagaaaacaaaaaataaacatttactaaatatgtcaaacatttaaaagctttgcgtgaagtaaaataaaaatgctcatttaaaaacaaatccagtcTTGAAACTCAAGCTTCAATAATTAATGATTGTGCAAACAGTTAATCAGATCCTTTGAAAAACTGCTGTAAGCGAAATTGTTTTTACTCCTGATTTGAAGGAGCTGACAGTTTCTGTACAGCTCAGGTTTTCAGGGATTTTAGTTCTGCTCCTTGAAATACTGAATTAGCTAACGATAGGTAATTTAGTAGCACATTTCATATGATCAgtcaaaatttaatttgattctaAATCGACACCAAAGTTTCATGTTTGTCCTGTATTCTTTATCCTCACTGAGTCAAGTTCTATGTACAAAAATCGGTTTTCTGCCATAAGCTGGAGGGCACTCTGACTCATCCACTCCTTGGTATTACACCTATCGGGAGGTTAGAGGGCTCAACAAATGATGGCATAATGCCAGTGAGGATCCAGTCCTATATCAGTGATGAGGAATCTATTTTTAGTATACGTGGAGTTTGCATCAAAAACATGCTGCTGTGGTGGGAGGGGCTGGAGGCAGAAtggctgcaggaggaggaatTACTTTACTCTGCTTCTAATTTGGTGCTCTGCAGCTTTAGTGAAGTATTGTTTGCAATGAGGACAAACCTGCCGGAGTACGCATCCTCAGAGTCAGCAAAAAGTGTGTCCAGTGTGTTGTCTAGTGTTGTCTGTACACCTAATTAAAACTACACAAGCATGTTTTCTTGCTTGATGTgtcaattttgcaatttttcacATCTGACAGTTTGAATAAGGGAAACCACACCCTGTTTCTGCAGCAGTTGCACGCTCTGTAGCACCAATGCTGGGAATTTCCTACAAAGATAATTGTCTCATATTCAATTGACGTAGTCAGAAATAATCAATTGCATCTGTCCCTATTGATTGAACAAGCGGGTTCTGAAAATGAacagcctctgctgctgtttttacatgtttatccCCTCACCTTGGTAATAAGGAATCAATAGTACTAATTTGGCTCATAAAGGCGCTGCTGTTACTTAGACTGAAGTTGCTCCGTGAAGACAGGACTACTGATTTATACATGAGTGTGATCCTCTGCATGTAAGGCAGGGTGCAGTGGCTGCTGAGGACGGGCACAGCTCCCCCTCTCTTTAGCCGCAATGCAGTGCAGTAACTCCCGGCATTTACCTTTCTGTGGTCTCACACCTTGTATGAGAGCTTCTGACACTTCATTAATCTCTACCAAGAGTTCTTACgctgcacatttcagcaggactgtaatattaaaaaggaaaaagagagaaaatgatgCCACACAgactttttatgatttttttttccattttttatttactgtttcaTTTTGCATATTCTCAGCAGTTTATACATAGCACAGTCATCATTGTCTTAGCATTTGCAGACTGGAAGAGTGAGACGCCATCGTTCACCTgtctggagaagcagcattatTGGTGCACAACGAGCAAAACTCAAGTCTTCCTTAAATTATTCATCTGTAAATAGAATATAGAGATTTCTACCTCCcttaataaacatatttatatatattcaaTATTGCTCACAATCATTAGCTTGACATAGTTTTGATATCTCTGCCCTTGAAGGCTCATGAGGGCCCTGCCGGCCCCGTCAGGATTCAGTTTAAATGCACTTGATGTCCGTTAAGGGCGGTTGTCACATTCACATAAGGAGTTTAGAGCATTCTGCATTCACTACAGTCATACAGTCAGAAGCTTTGGAGGGTGGGGGGGTGTAGTGGCCATACTTGGGGAGCGGTGGGGTTGTTTGCTACAGAAATCAATATTGCTTACATACTGTTACCTGCCTGAACAGCTGGGTGCGCCCAGCTCCTTCCTCCTGCTCTGCACCCTTTTTCTCCTTCATTCCTACTCTGTTCTTTGGcatctccttctcctccacAGGTAAAAATGCAGCTGTAAGTCTCACTTCTTGGCCTTCTCCTCCTTGGTTTCCTTTGACTCAGTGCTAGAggacttttcagctttttctgcCTTCGCTCCTTTACTCTCCTCTTTACTCTTCTCGTCTggcttcttctcctcctttttgCTCTCGGTTTTCTCTGTTTCTACCTTGGCTGCGGGTTTTTCTTCaggctttttttcctctttcttgctttcagttttctctggtttttcttcaggcttcttctccttcttgcTTTCGGTTTTCTCAGACTTTGCCTCAGGCTCTGGTTTCTCCGGTTTGGGAGCAGGGGGCTTCTCCTCTTTAGCAGGAGGAATGCTTTCTTTGGGCTCAGGTTTTGGAGCAGGTTTGTCCTCAGCGGGCTTGCTGGGAGTCTCAGGTTTCGATGTTTCCTCCTTTGCCTTCTCGTCCTTCTTTGCAGCAGATTTGTCCACCTCTGGCTCTTTTTCCTTGGGTTCCtgcttcttctcctccttcacaGGTGgctctttctctttctgctccTCTTTGGCTGGCTGAGacttctctttcttctcctcctgtGGGGTGTCTTTGGCAGCAGCGGGCTTAGCGCTCTCCTTTTCTGGAGATTTTGGTTCGGGGGTCTTGGGTGCTGGAGATTTGGATTCGGGGGATTTACTGGGAGGGGATTTTGACTCGTCTCCTGCAGGAGACTTGGCAGGGGATTTGGGCTCAGGGGATTTGGCTGCTGGTGATTTGGATTCTGGAGATTTTGGAGGTGATTTAGATTCTGGTGATTTCACAGCAGGAGATTTAGCTTTCTCTTCTTcaccttcttcctctttctcttctttctcctcctccttttcttcctcttcctcctccttctgctcctcttcctttccctcttcctccttctcacCTGCTTCTTCACCTTCTTCATCCTCTTTGGTTTCCTCGTCTTCCTTTTccgcttcctcttcctcttcttcttctttcttttcctcctctgcctcctcctcctcttcatcctctgcCTCTTCTGTCACCTCTGTCACCTGTGTCTCATCCGTCTGTTCCTCCACGATCACAGTGTCTGAGATCTCCTCGCTTTTTACTTTGATGTGGGCTGAGATCCTGCTCTCCAGGTAGGTGTACGGGCTGCCACCTGACACAAAGCGATTCTCCTCTCCctccagcagcttcctgtttcaAAACCACAGAtggtaaaaatattgaaaacctTTGGTAGGAGTGTCTAAATAGTAAAAAAGACGTTTGCACTTTGACCCTAGCAAACCTGTATGCAGCGATCTCAATATCCAAAGCCATCTTCACATTCAGGAGTTCCTGATAGTCCCTCAGCTGACTCGCCATCTCCCATTTGGTTGTTTTCAACTCGTTGTCAAGCTGATTGATGGTCTCCtgtgaaatgaaaacacagaaatcttAAGATAAAGAGTCACACTGAACATATGAGGAGATTATGTGTGAGTGGGGAACAAAGTGCCTATCTGGTACCTGGAGTGAGTTGATGTCATCCTGGTGTCTGTCTTCACTCTCCATCCGCTGCCTCTCCAGGGACTCCTTGGCTCCTCGGAGGGTCTCCAGCTCGATGGTGCGGCCCTGGAGCTGGCGGCGGTACTCTGCGATCTCCTCCTGGGAGCCACGGATTGCATCCTGGTTGGACCTGGCAGCGTCGGACAGGCGCTCCATGCGCACTGCAGGTGTacaaaattaaaggaaaaattaaacatttagaagccacgtttctgttttagtttcacAGCACCGATTTATATGCATGTCAGATTAGATTTGTCATCCTGAGACTTTTTGGCAGTCCCTTCCTTCACCGCTGGGAGCGTGAGTAACCTTGACACTGCCCACCTGTCATTCAGTCTGACTCAGCTTCCTCCCTTTCAGGAATGACGCTCTGCTGCAGTAGGCTGGACTCAGAGGTCACTCAGTTTGCTCTTTTTACTCACTCAGAGCAGCATGGAAATAGGCTGCACAAGTTTTATGGCACCATTGTTGGATTTGCAGCACAATAAAGGCTTAAAGGTCAGAGGAACTGTGACtgtactatttttttatttttacaaaagataATGAGCCATTTGATTATTGCATGTAGGTACAAGTACGTAAATTTAGAAGAAGACGCACTGATCGAGGCGTTAATTTGTCCTGCTGTCTGAGCAAGGAACTGTGTCCTTGAagaggagttttattttttgcatccATTACCATAAAAAATGCACTGCATGCAAGGGCAGCAAGCCAGAGTGCAAATGAGTCTCCTCTCTGCGTGCCATCTCACGCAGCGCTGTCCTGTCTTTCTGCGAAAATTATCATTATGCGGCGTCGACGCAGCCACCAACTGCGGTGCATGTAATTGAAATCCGAATTGTATGCCAAagtatatttttctaatatttttttttctcttgtaaaaGTTTGCAACCAGATAATCAATGCGTATTAATAGATACGGTGTTGGTTATGTGAAAATGAATCTCTACAGCTTTTATATGACATGCAGAGAAACGgcttcagcaccatggacagagGGACTTCGCAGCTTTTGCTCTGAAACTTGTCCCTTTGGCCAGCCTCACCTTTGAACCACTCCTCTGCGTGCACTGCGCTCTTTGACGCGTGGCTGTCCAATTGTGAGCGGATCTCTCGCAGCGCGCTGGTAACGTCCGCCTTGAGCGTGTCCCTCAGGTCGAAGCTCACCTGCGCGCCCTGAATCTGCGCCAGCAGCTCCGCCACCTCCTCCTCGTGGTTCTTCTTGAGGAAAGCCGCCTCCTCCTCCAGAGCGCGGAGCTTCTTGTCCAGCTCCAACCGCGTCAAGCGGCACTCCTCCACATACTTTTTCATGGCGCGGGCGGCAGCCTCCAGCTCCTCGCGGCTGCGCGCCTCGTCCTCCAGCCTGACCCGCAGGTGCTGGATGTCTTCCTCCAGGTGTTCGTGCTCCAGGGCGGCGCGGGTCTTCTCCCCGGTCAGCTGCTGCAGGAGCCCCCTGAGGTCGTTCAGCTCTCTCTCGTAGTGCTCCCCTACGGAGATGCGCCCCGCTTGGCTCTGCCGCAGCGCCGCCGCCTCTGCCTCCAGGTTGCGGTTGTGCATCTCCAGGTTGCGCACCTTGT
The genomic region above belongs to Xiphophorus maculatus strain JP 163 A chromosome 12, X_maculatus-5.0-male, whole genome shotgun sequence and contains:
- the nefh gene encoding neurofilament heavy polypeptide; the encoded protein is MSFTVDHHFMGPSSYRKARPASVSSSGFHSQQRRRLTYSQPTSIESLETFNGDMTRRSEKEILQALNDRFAGYIDKVRNLEMHNRNLEAEAAALRQSQAGRISVGEHYERELNDLRGLLQQLTGEKTRAALEHEHLEEDIQHLRVRLEDEARSREELEAAARAMKKYVEECRLTRLELDKKLRALEEEAAFLKKNHEEEVAELLAQIQGAQVSFDLRDTLKADVTSALREIRSQLDSHASKSAVHAEEWFKVRMERLSDAARSNQDAIRGSQEEIAEYRRQLQGRTIELETLRGAKESLERQRMESEDRHQDDINSLQETINQLDNELKTTKWEMASQLRDYQELLNVKMALDIEIAAYRKLLEGEENRFVSGGSPYTYLESRISAHIKVKSEEISDTVIVEEQTDETQVTEVTEEAEDEEEEEAEEEKKEEEEEEEAEKEDEETKEDEEGEEAGEKEEEGKEEEQKEEEEEEKEEEKEEKEEEGEEEKAKSPAVKSPESKSPPKSPESKSPAAKSPEPKSPAKSPAGDESKSPPSKSPESKSPAPKTPEPKSPEKESAKPAAAKDTPQEEKKEKSQPAKEEQKEKEPPVKEEKKQEPKEKEPEVDKSAAKKDEKAKEETSKPETPSKPAEDKPAPKPEPKESIPPAKEEKPPAPKPEKPEPEAKSEKTESKKEKKPEEKPEKTESKKEEKKPEEKPAAKVETEKTESKKEEKKPDEKSKEESKGAKAEKAEKSSSTESKETKEEKAKK